The following nucleotide sequence is from Mesorhizobium sp. J8.
AAATACGGCCTGCGCGACCATCGCGGCGGCGGCCGCTCCTCGGCGCGCGAGACGGCGGCGCGGGTCGCCGCCGGCGCGCTGGCCCGCAAGGTTGTGCCCGGCATGACGGTGCGCGGCGCGCTGGTCTCGATGGGCGAAAAATCGATCGATCGCGCCAACTGGAACTGGAATTTCGTCGGCGATGCCGGAAACCCGTTCTTCACCCCGGATCCGGCCTCGGTTCCGGTCTTCACCCAATATCTCGACGGCATCCGCAAGGCCGGCTCCTCGGTCGGTGCGGTGATCGAGATCGTCGCGGACGGCGTGCCCGCCGGCCTTGGTGCGCCGATCTATGCCAAGCTCGACCAGGACATCGCATCCGGCCTGATGTCGATCAACGCCGTCAAGGGCGTCGAGATCGGCAACGGCTTCGAGGCGGCCCGCATCACCGGCGAGCAGAACGCCGACGAGATGCGCATGGGCAATGACGGCAAGCCGGTGTTCCTGTCCAACCATGCCGGCGGCATCCTGGGCGGCATCTCGACCGGACAGCCGATCGTCGCCCGCTTCGCCGTCAAGCCGACCTCCTCGATCCTGACCCCGCGCCGGTCGATCGACAAGGACGGCAAGGATGTCGAGGTGATGACCAAGGGCCGCCACGACCCGTGCGTCGGCATCCGCGCCGTGCCGATCGGCGAGGCCATGGTTGCCTGCGCCATCGCCGATCATTATTTGCGGCACAGAGGACAGACAGGGAAGGGAGTAGGGCAGTAGGGCAGTAGGGCAGTAGGTTCATGCTGCCGCCCGCAGCCCGCCAAAACTTTTTCCTTTCCCCTACTCCCTTACTGCCCTATTCCCCTACTCCCTTGCGAGCGAGGCGAGCACTTATGCCCTACGACCAGAAAAAGATCGTCGAAGCGATCCGCGCCTTCGAGCGCGGCGAGATCGTCGTCGTCATGGACGATGACGGGCGCGAGAACGAGGGCGACCTGATCGTTGCCGCCGTGCATTGCACGCCGGAGAAGATGGCGTTCATCGTGCGCAACACCTCCGGCATCGTCTGCACGCCGATGCTGCGCGAGGACGCCAGGCGGCTGAACCTCGCGCCGATGGTGGCGGACAATGACTCCGCCCACACCACCGCTTTCACTGTCAGCGTCGATTTTAAGCACGGCACGACGACGGGCATTTCCGCCGACGACCGTACGCTGACCGTGCGCAACCTCGCCAACGGCAATGTCGGCCCATCGGATTTCGTACGCCCCGGCCACATCTTCCCGCTGATCGCGCGCGAAGGCGGCGTTCTGATGCGCTCCGGCCATACGGAGGCCGCGGTGGATCTCTGCAAGCTTGCCGGCCTGCCGCCGGTCGGCGTCATCTCCGAGCTGGTCAATGACGACGGCACCGTCAAGCGCGGGCCGGAAGTGCAGGCTTTCGCCGAAGAGCATGGGTTGAAGCAGATTTCGGTGGCCGACCTCATCGCCTATCGCCAGCGCAAGGAAACGCTGGTCCAGCGCGTCGCCTGTTCCGACATCGACACGCCCGGCGGCAAGGCGCAGGCTTTCACCTACACGCTGCCATGGGATTCCATGCACCACCTGGCGGTCGTCTTCGGCGACATACGCGACGGCGAGGAGGTGCCTGTGCGCCTGCACCCGGAGGACGTCGTGACCGACGTCTTCGGCACCAGCCACCGGCTCGACGGCATCATGAAGGCGATGGGCGAGCGCCGGCGCGGCGTCATCGTCTATCTGCGCGAGGGCTCGGTCGGCGTCGCGCATCAGGAGCGCAAGCGTCCGCAGAGCGGCGACCGCGAGGACCACGAGGAAGCCCGCCGCCGCGAGAACGAATGGCGCGAGATCGGCCTCGGCGCCCAGATATTGAAGGACCTCGGCATCTCCTCGATCAACCTGATCGCCTCGCGCGAACGCCACTATGTCGGCCTCGAGGGGTTCGGCATCCATATTGCCAGGACCGAGATTCTGTAGACATTCGGGGCAATAGGATGAGCTTCGAGGCATATCTCAATTGCTTTGAAAATGGTGAGGAAAGCTATTTCTCCACCTCAATCGTCGAGGATACCTTCGCGCCTTTCATCACCAGGCGTGAAACTGAATTCTCATGCTGGGTCGTCACCTATGACGATACCTCGTCGGCCGACCTCTACCTCAATCTGGACCCCGGTGATGCCTCGCGATGTTCCGGCTTCACCATTGCGCGGCCGCCGGATGATCCGCGCCTCTACGATGCGCTGTGGAAGATACTGCGCGTCACCAGCTCGGTCGTTTGTTGCGCTGGAGAGTGCCCGCCATTGGTCGGTTGGCGGGAGACTATGCCTCACTTGAACTCCGACATGGTGGAAGCCCTTGGGACCCCAGTTGTCGTTTCAAGCGGCGGCGAGATCAAGGAATGGCTCGAAAAGTCATAGCGTCCCACGTCACTCCGCCGCTATGACCGCCTCGCCCCGGTCCACATCGCAATCACCCGTCGCCAGCCGGCATTGGCCGGCAAGCACGGTGATCAGCGCGATCGCGCCGGCTGCTACGGATACCCAGAAGCCGTTCTGCGGTCCGAAAGTGTCGACCATCCAGCCGGCGGCGAAGGAGCCAAGCGCCATGCCGATGCCGATGCCGGTCGTCACCCAGGTGATGCCCTCGGTCAGCATCGCCGGCGGCACGTGGCGCTCGATCAGGCCGAAGGCGGTGATGAAGGTCGGCGAGATCGCGACGCCGCTGACGAAGACGGCGAGCGCCAGCGTCGGGACCGTGTCGACGAACAGCAGCGGCAGCGTGGTGAGCGCGATCACCGTGACCGCCACCGCCAGTTGCCGCTGCAGGGGCACCTTCAGGCTGAGCGCGCCGACGACGATGCCGAGCACGAAGGATCCCAGCGCATAGACGCCGATGACCAGGCTCGCCGCCTCGGGCTGGCCAAGCGCCTTGGTGATGGCGACGGTGGTGACTTCCGTCGTGGCGAAGGTCGCGCCGACGAAGATCAGCGCGAAGGTGATGATCTGGACTGGGCGCAGGCGGATCGCTGAACCGGCCGCGCCATGCTCGGCCGGGCGGATCGGTGGCTCGGAGGAACGCTGCAGCAGGAATGCCGCCGAGCCGAGCGCGAGCAGCAATGTGCTGACCACCATGCCGGCCTCCGGAAACAGCGCCGCGCTCAAGCCCACCGACAGCGAGGCGCCGGCGACATAGACCAGCTCGTCCGCGGCCGATTCGAAGGCGAAGGCGGTGTTGAGTTCCGGCCGGTCGCGAAAAATCTCGGTCCAGCGTGCCCTGACCAGCGCCGGGATGCTGGGCATGGCGGCGGCAAGCAGGGCGGACAGGAACAAGGTCCAAGCCGGCCAGTGCTGGTTGGCCGCAACGATCAACGTCGCGAAGGCGAGCACCGAGACCAGTGTCATGGGTGCTGCGATCGCCGTCTGGCCGCGCCGGTCCACCAGCCGCGACACTTGCGGCGAAAGAAAAGCGTTGACCAGCGCATAGGTCGCCGAGACCGCGCCGGCCAGCCAGTATTCGCCATGCGTCTGCGACAGCATCGCCACGATGCCGATCGGCGCCATGGCGATCGGCAGGCGCGCCATGAAAGCGGCCGTGGCGAAGCCTTTCGTGCCAGGAGCCCGAAAAATGTCCGCATAGGGGTTTCGCATGATCAAGCTCCTCGACAGGGCTGAATACCACAATTACATACGTCGCGTATGAACATCAGATAATTCATACGCCGCGTATGTCAATTGGCATACGGCGCGTATGTGAATAAGGCCAGAGCCATGCACAGACCGCGCAAGGAGATGATCGCCGAGACGCGCGCCAAGCTGATCGCGGCCGCCCGCCATGCCTTCGGCACCATGGGCTATGCCGAGGCCTCGATGGACGATTTCACCGCCTCGGCCGGTCTCACCCGCGGCGCGCTCTACCATCATTTCGGCGACAAGAAGGGGCTGCTGCAGGCGGTGATCGCCGAGATCGACGGCGAGATGGCTTTGCGGGTGAACGAGGTTGCGTCGAAGGCGCCGACCCGCTGGCAGCGTTTCGTCGACGAATGCACCACCTATATCGAGATGGCGCTGGAACCGGAAATTCAGCGCATCATGTTCCGCGACGGCCCGGCGGTGCTCGGCGACCCGGCGCAGTGGCCGAATGCCAGTGCCTGCGTCGCCTCGATGACCGAGCATCTGACCAGGCTGCAGGAAGAGGGCGTGGTCGTCGCCGATGTCGATCCCGAGACGGCCTCGAGGCTGATCAATGGCGCCAGCAGCCAGGCCGCGCAGCGCATCGCCAATGCCAAGGATCCCGAGGCGACGTCGAAGAAGGCGATCGCCGCCTTCAAGCAACTGCTCGAGGGCTTGCGCAAGAAGACTTGAGCGCACGCTTGGGTAACCAAGCCACCGTGTTGTGCACCGGTTTCAGGCCGGTGCAACCCTGCCGCGATTGACAATCAGCAGGGCGAGCGCATCCTCCACCGCCATCTCTTGGGGTTTGGAGAGTCGGGCCATGTGGGACTTCAGCATTGGCCGGTCGGTGTCCATCATGATGCGGACATGGCCGTTCATCGTCTTTCGCATGATCGTTTATTTCGGCATCACGGTCGCCTACATCATGGCGACCGGCACAGGGGCCAGCGTCGGTTACGGCGTCGGTCACATCTCGACCGATCCGGATGGCCCGATGTCCTTCGCGCTCTGGGGCGGCGTGGTCGGCTTCGGAATCGTCTCGATCGCCGTCTACTGGATCCGCGAATACATCCTCTATGTGCTGAAGGCGGGTCATATCGCCGTCATGGTGCATCTGATCGACGGCCATGACGTGCCCGACGGCCAGAACCAGATCGCCTATGCCAAGGACGTGGTCACCCAGCGCTTTGCCGAGGCCAACATCCTTTTCGTCGTCGACCAGCTGGTCAAGGGCGCCATCCGCGCCATCACCGGCCTGATCGGCGGCATCGCCGCCTTCCTGCCCATTCCGGGCCTGAGCGGCATCGTCAGCTTCATCAACACGGTCATCCGCATCTCGCTGACCTATGTCGACGAGATCATCCTCGGCTACAACATCCGCATCAATTCGAGCTCGCCCTTCGAGACGGCGCGGCAAGGCGTCGTGCTTTATGCCCAGAACGGCAAGCACATGGTCAAGAACGCCGTCTGGCTGGCGGTGATCATGTGGGGCGTGTCCTTCGTCATCTTCCTGTTGATGCTGGCGCCCGCCGCGGCGATCCTCTGGGTCATGCCCGGACAATTGGCCGGCTGGGCCTTCGTGCTGGCGATCGTCTTTGCCTGGGCCTTCAAGGCAGCATTCATCGAGCCGTTCGCCATCGCGTCCTTGATGCAGGTCTATTTCGAAGCCATCGAAGGTCAGGCGCCCAGCCCCGAATGGGACACGCGGCTCGCCGAGGCCTCGTCCAAATTCAGGGAACTGCGCGACAAGGCGCTCGGCTCCTTCGGCGGCGGCTCGCGTTGGGACACGCCCCGAGCGGCTTGATCAGCTCAGGATTTCGACGGCCCGGCACCGAGACTCGCGATCGCCGATTTGAGCGGCGCTTCGCCGGCGCCGCGAAAAGTCTCGCTCATCACCAGTTCGGGCAGCGGCAGGCGCTTGCCCCAGCCATGCGCTTCGAGGTCCGGCTTCGGGGCGAAGGCGGAGACGCGGCCGACGCACAGATAGGCGATCGGCGTGACATGCTCCGGGATCGACAGAAGCCGCTTCAGCGCCTCCGTTTCGATGATGCTCACCCAGCCGACGCCGACACCCTCGGCGCGTGCCGCCAGCCAGAAATTCTGCACCGCGCAGACCGTGCTGTAGAGATCCATCTCCGGATTGTGCCAGCGCCCGAGCGGCGAACCCTTCGAGCGCTGCCGGTCGCAGGTGATGCAGAGATTGAGCGCGCTTTCGCATATGCCTTCGAGCTTCAGTTTCCGGTATAGCGCCTGCCGCTCCGCCTCGATCGCCGGCAATTCCTGCTCGCGCGCGGCGAGGAACAGATCGCGCACTTGTCTGCGCCGCTCGGCATCGCGGATGACGATGAAATTCCACGGCTGCATATAGCCCACCGACGGCGCATGATGCGCGGCGGTGAGAAGCCGCGCCAGCACGCAATCGTCGAGGTCGTCGGGAACAAAATGGCTGCGCACGTCACGCCTGGTGAACATCGCCCGATAGACCGCGTCGCGCGCCAGTTGGTCAAAGTCGTCGCCGCTCGCGGCGATCGCTGCTGCCGTCATCGCTTTTCCCCTTGCGACAAGCAGTCCTCCGCCTGACCAAGCGGAAGACCGTGTCTGCCGGGCCGGTCTTCTGGCTCGGGATCGTCCCGCCCCGGCGCCTTCCCGTCATCGACAGTGGCGTTTGCCGGCGCGGTCCCCCTCACAGCGTTGGGCACGCCACGGAGTTCAACCGTGTTCCCGATTCTCCCGCGTCGCGGGCACCAGGCAGCGAAGTGACCTTACCGCGAAGTTGGGCACCCGCCAATGGCGCGGACGACATGGGCTTGCGCAATTTCCCCAGCCATTCGGCTTTTCAAACATGGTCATTGCGGCCGCGGGTGCCTAGATTAGGCGCCATGGCCACACGTCTCTACACGCACCCGATCTTCCTCGAACACCTCACGCCGCCCGGTCACCCCGAGCGGCCCGACCGCCTGCGCGCCATCGAGCGGGTGCTGGACGACGAGGCGTTTGCGGCGCTCGACCGCGTCAAGGCGCCGGAAGGCGACGAGAAAACCATCCTCTACGCGCACCCCGAGGCTTTCGTCGAGCGCGTGCGCGCGGCGATTCCTGAGAGCGGCATCGTCTCGATCGATGCCGATACCAGCGCCAGCCCGAAAAGCTGGCAGGCGGTAGTCACGGCGATCGGTGCGGCGAACGCCGCGGTCGACGATGTCTTCGAGGGCCGCGCCGCCAACGTCTTCGTCGCCGCCCGTCCGCCGGGCCACCACGCCGAAAAGACCACGGCAATGGGTTTTTGCCTGTTCAACACGGCGGCCATCGCCGCCCGTTATGCGCAGAAGAGGCATCAGGCCGAGCGCGTCGCCATCGTCGACTGGGATGTCCATCACGGCAACGGCACGCAGGACATCTTCTGGGACGATCCGTCGGTGCTCTACTGCTCGACGCACCAGATGCCGCTTTATCCGGGCACCGGCGCGAAGAGCGAGACCGGGGCCGGCAACATCGTCAACGCGCCGCTGGCGCCGCAGACCGGCAGCGACCTGTTCCGCGACGCTTTCCTGTCGCGCGTGCTGCCGTCGATCGACGCGTTTGCGCCGGACCTGATCATCATTTCCGCCGGTTTCGACGCGCATCACCGCGATCCGCTGGCCGAGATCAACCTGACCGAGGACGATTTCGACTGGGCGACCGGCCAGTTGATGGAACGCGCGGGTCGCCACAGCTCCAACAGGCTCGTCAGCCTGCTGGAAGGCGGCTACGATCTGCAGGGACTGGCATTTTCAGTCGCCGCCCATGTCGGGCGGCTGATGAAGGGATGAATGATGGCTGATGAAGCTAACCAAGACGTCAAGGCGATGAGCTTCGAGCAGGCGCTCGACGCGCTGGAGAAGATCGTCGATGATCTGGAGCGCGGCGACGTCCCGCTCGATCAGTCGATCAGGATCTATGAGCGCGGCGAGGCGTTGAAGGCGCATTGCGACCGGTTGCTGAAAGCGGCCGAGGACAAGGTCGAGAAGATCAGGCTGTCGCGCGACGGCAAGCCGGTGGGAACGGAGCCGTTGGACGCGGAATAATTCGGGTGGCAGAGCAAGCAGGTAAGGAGTTCAAGCCATGTGCCGCAACATCAAGACCCTGGCCAATTTCGAACCGCCGGCAACCAATGACGAAGTGCATGACGCAGCGCTGCAGTTCGTGCGCAAGCTGAGCGGCACGACGAAACCGTCGAAGCGCAACGAGCACGCTTTCTATCATGCTGTGGAAGCGATCGCGGCCGCCGCGCGCGAACTCATCGATTCGCTCGAAACCAGCCAGGAACCGCGCAACCGCGAGGTCGAGGCCGCCAAGGCGAAGGCCAGGTCGGCGCTGCGTTTCGCCTGAGGGACAGTTATGAGCTTCTTTCCCGGAAACGACCCTGAGCCCGGCGATGCCTTCGCCTGCGACCAGATCGAGCTGATGGTCGTTCCCAACGCCAAGGACATCGGCGGCTTCGAGGTGCGCCGCGCCTTGCCGACGGCGAAACGCCGTCTGGTCGGGCCATTCATCTTCTTCGACCGCATGGGCCCAGCCATCCTGCGCGCCGGCCACGCGCTCGACGTGCGCCCGCATCCGCATATCGGCCTTTCCACCGTCACCTATCTGTTTGACGGCAAGATCAGGCATCGCGACTCGCTCGGCACCGAAATGGTGATCGCGCCCGGCGACGTGAATTTGATGACCGCCGGGCGTGGCATCGTTCATTCCGAGCGCACGCCGGAAGAGCTGCGCGGCGCTCCGATGTCGGTCTCCGGCTTGCAGACCTGGCTCGCGCTGCCCGATGGCAAGGAAGAAATCGCCCCGGTCTTCGCCAATACGTCGGTTGCCCGATTGCCGCAGATCGACACCGGGGGCGTCAGCGGCCGCGTGGTCATCGGCGAATTCTCAGGCCTGCGCTCGCCCGTCGCGACCGCGTCGGACACGCTTTACGCCGATCTCAGGCTGGCCGCGGGCGCCAGCGTGCAAATTCCGGCCGATGCCGAGGAACGCGCCATCTACACGCTGGAAGGCGAAGTCTCGATCGCCGGCGATGTTTTCCCGGCCGAGCGGCTTCTGGTGTTCAAGCCGGGTGAGGAGATCGTCGTCTCCTCCGAGCGCGGCGCGCATTTCATGCTGTTCGGCGGCGCTTCGCTTGGCTCCCAGCGCTATATCTGGTGGAATTTCGTCTCGTCCTCGAAGGAACGTATCGAGCAGGCCAAGCAGGAATGGAAGACGGGCCGCTTCGATATCGTTCCCGGCGACGAGGAAGAGTTTATTCCGCTGCCTGAGAACTAGGAATCGCTCAACCTGCGCGTCACCGACACGCATTTACATTCGCCCGCCGGCGGCCTATTCCGCGCATGATTATGGCGCAATCTGCTGGTAGCGCCGTGTTCGATCAATTGAGGCAGGACGCGCCCGAGTGAAGCCAGACACGCCGCTGCTCGACAAGGTCCGCATTCCCGCGGACCTGCGGATGCTCGATGAGAGCGCGCTGCCGCAGCTTGCCGCGGAACTGCGTGCCGAGCTCATCGACGCCGTGTCGCAGACGGGCGGCCATCTTGGCGCCGGTCTTGGCGTCGTCGAACTGACGGTTGCCCTGCATTATGTCTTCAACACGCCGCAGGACCGGCTGATCTGGGACGTCGGCCACCAGGCCTATCCGCACAAGATTCTGACCGGCCGCCGCGACCGCATCCGCACGCTGCGCCAGGAGGGTGGCCTCTCCGGTTTCACCCGGCGCGCCGAGAGCGAATACGACCCGTTCGGCGCCGCGCATTCCTCCACCTCGATTTCGGCCGGCCTCGGCATGGCGATGGCGCGCGACCTGTCGGGCGGCCGAAACGATGTGATTTCCGTTATCGGCGACGGCTCGATGTCGGCCGGCATGGCCTTCGAGGCGCTGAACAATGCCGGCGCACTCGATGCCCGGCTGATCGTCATCCTCAACGACAACGACATGTCGATCGCGCCGCCGACCGGCGCGATGAGCGCCTATCTGGCGAGGCTTGCGTCGGGCAAGGCCTATCTCGGCCTGCGCGATTTCGGCAAGAAGCTGACCTCCTATCTCGGCAAGCGCGCCGACCGCGCCATCACCCGGGCGGTCGAGCATGCGCGTGGCTATGTCACCGGCGGCACCTTGTTCGAGGAACTCGGCTTCTATCACATCGGCCCGATCGACGGGCACAATCTCGAGCACCTCATCCCGGTGCTGAGGAACGTGCGCGACAACGGCAAAGGTCCGGTGCTGATCCATGTCGTGACGCAGAAGGGCAAGGGCTACGCGCCGGCGGAGGCAGCGGCCGACAAATATCACGGCGTCAACAAATTCGACGTCATCACCGGGGCGCAGGCCAAGGCGCCGGCCAACGCGCCCGCCTACACCAAGGTCTTCGCCGAGAGCCTGATCCAGGAGGCGCGCGAGGACGACCGTATCGTCGCCATCACAGCCGCCATGCCGAGCGGCACCGGCCTCGACCTGTTCGGCGAGGTGTTCCCGAAGCGGACCTTCGATGTCGGCATCGCCGAGCAGCACGCGGTGACCTTCGCGGCGGGGCTCGCCACCGAAGGCTACAAGCCCTTCGCCGCCATCTATTCGACCTTCCTGCAGCGTGCCTACGACCAGGTCGTCCACGACGTGGCGATCCAGAAGCTGCCTGTGCGCTTTCCCATCGACCGCGCCGGCTTCGTCGGCGCCGACGGCGCCACCCATTGCGGCGCCTTCGACACCACTTTCCTCGCCTCGCTGCCGGGCTTCGTCGTCATGGCGGCGGCCGACGAGGCGGAGCTTCGCCATATGGTGCGCACCGCCGCGTCCTATGATGACGGCCCGATCGCCTTCCGCTATCCGCGCGGCAACGGCGTCGGCGTCGACATGCCGGAGCGGGGCTCGCTGCTCGAAATCGGCAAGGGCCGCATCCTCAAGCAAGGAACCAAGGTCGCGCTGCTTTCCTTCGGCACGCGGCTGCAGGATTGCCTGCTCGCCGCCGAGGAGCTCGGCGCCGCGGGTCTCTCCACCACCGTCGCCGATGCCCGCTTCGCCAAGCCGCTCGACGAGGATCTCATTCGCCGGGTCGCCCGTTCGCACGAAGTGCTTGTGACCGTGGAGGAGGGCGCCATCGGCGGCTTCGCCAGCCAGGTGCTGCACTTCCTCGCCCATCAAGGCCTGCTGGAAAGCGGCCTGAAGGTGCGCCCGCTGGTGCTGCCGGACGTGTTCACCGACCACGCCAAGCCCGAAAAGATGTATGCCGACGCCGGCCTGGACTCGGTCGGCATCGTGCGTACCGTCTTCGCGACGCTCGGCCATGGCGTACAGGCGCAGCGCGCCTGAATCAGAACGTCAAGACGCTGAATCAGTTTGCCGGCTTTCGGATATAAGCGTTTGTTAACGCTTCCGTTTGGCCGTTCGCTTACCCTGTCTCTTGGCCGATTTTCAACGGCGCCCTGCTAAGACCTTGGTCCTAAGGCAGGGGATAAGAACAATGAAGGCGTTCCTTTGCGGCATGGCCATTTTGGCTGCCATGGCCGCGCCGTTGGCAGCCGAAACGCGTTACGACCGCAACATCGAAAAGGCGGCGAGGGATATCGTCGCCGGCAAGATGGGCAACATCCGCGGCGGTTTCACCTACAAGCAGAGACCGCAGTTCGTTGTACTACCGGATGCCCCGCTACCCGTGGCGGTGCCGGCCGAGCCGCCGCGCAAGGAAGCCTCCGGCAATGATGGCCTGACACCGGCCGTCGAGCGCCAGGTCTCGCGAACCGTATTTTAGAACCACATATCGCGCACGCAACGCCCATCCCGCGGCAGGTCGTCGAATGTGTCGAGGCCGTCGAAATGGTCGATTGGCAGGTCGGCGACTTCCTCGGGCGGCGCCAGCCTGACATTGACCGCGATGCGCGTGCGGCCGCTCTTGCCGGAACGCAAGCCGCGCCAGGCGACCACACAGGCGCAGGTCGGGCAGAACAGGATTTCCAGCGCGGGTTCGGCCACCTCGGGGCGTGTGTAGGACTTCAGCGGCCCGGCGACGCGGATGCGCTCGTCGACATAATCATAAGCCCACAGCGTGCCGTAACGGCGGCAAAGCGTGCAGTTGCAGGCGGTGATTCCGCCGGGATCGCCTTCCAGCGTCCAATGGGCGGCGCCGCAATGACAGGTCCCCTTCAGCATTACCTCCTCCACCGACCGGCATGCTCCAGTCGGCATTCTGCAGCCTCTTGCGTCATATTCAAACCCATTGCGTTCGCGCCCGGCTTTCGCCAATGAAGGCCGATGGGTTCCCCTTTGCCATCAAGCCAGCGCCAGCGGCTCGACGAATTGCTCGTCGGGCGCGGTCTGTTCGCCAGCCGCTCGCGCGCCCGCGACGCGATCGAGCGCGGCACCGTGACGGTCGACGGCGCGATTGCCCGTAAGCCCGGCCAGCCCGTTGGGCCGGACTGCGTTGTCGCTATCGACGATCCGGCGCAAGCCTATGTGTCGCGCGCGGCCCTGAAACTGATCGCCGGCCTCGATCGTTTCGGCCTCGATCCTTCCGGCAGCGAGGCGCTCGATATCGGCGCCTCGACCGGCGGCTTCACTCAGGTGCTGCTGAAACGCGGCGCGGCGCATGTCACGGCGATCGATGTCGGCCACGCCCAGATGCATCCCGAGATTGCCGGCGACCCGCGCGTAACGGTGATCGAGGGACTGAACGCCCGCGATCTGAAGGCCGCCGATCTCGGCGGCCGCGTTCCCGGTTTCCTGGTTTGCGACGTCTCCTTCATCTCGCTGAAGCTGGCGCTGCCGCCG
It contains:
- a CDS encoding GFA family protein, with the translated sequence MLKGTCHCGAAHWTLEGDPGGITACNCTLCRRYGTLWAYDYVDERIRVAGPLKSYTRPEVAEPALEILFCPTCACVVAWRGLRSGKSGRTRIAVNVRLAPPEEVADLPIDHFDGLDTFDDLPRDGRCVRDMWF
- a CDS encoding TlyA family RNA methyltransferase: MGSPLPSSQRQRLDELLVGRGLFASRSRARDAIERGTVTVDGAIARKPGQPVGPDCVVAIDDPAQAYVSRAALKLIAGLDRFGLDPSGSEALDIGASTGGFTQVLLKRGAAHVTAIDVGHAQMHPEIAGDPRVTVIEGLNARDLKAADLGGRVPGFLVCDVSFISLKLALPPALDLAGEGAKAILLVKPQFEAGREAIGKGGLLKDPGDAERIAGNLRDWLADISGWRVLGLHPSPIEGGDGNREFLLAGIKDAGPWR